A stretch of the Festucalex cinctus isolate MCC-2025b chromosome 20, RoL_Fcin_1.0, whole genome shotgun sequence genome encodes the following:
- the rnpc3 gene encoding RNA-binding region-containing protein 3 isoform X2, whose translation MDLPEESTEKRGSKTLLVRHLPAELSEDEKEDLLKYFGAQSVRVFSDFGRMKHTAFASFCSEKAAEKALARLHQLEILNRKLIVEFAKGQDNITVLKEPPVSDSNKNDKEAQNKSETKQPHAALIQTGIAPSLGLKYHANPTLKYLYPPPSNSVLTNITNTLLCVPKFYVQVLHLMNKMNLPCPFGPVTPRPLLFGHLPSAPPIPMAPPLPPGLVPTPADEMKMSSDEESEYESGDEDKERIVRLMGQVNQACKRPLRPKNSSKRKKPKIKDLLYVPKSDSQRAPVMQPSDVFEQLNPAGPKKIEFHISVSEVAARVDGTQCDEEMVDTEVPLNNKMEAAEGFGKIYPSIQSSQECEEHSDEEEDLPSDVISRKELEKGRLSRDEIKRMSVFKNYEPGEPTCRLYVKNIAKQVEEKDLKYIYGRYIDPSSETERNMFDVVLMKEGRMKGQAFVGLSSEQSAEKALRETNGYILFDKPLVVQFARSARPKQDNNDAKKRGKQR comes from the exons ATGGACTTGCCTGAGGAATCTACCGAGAAGCGTGGAAGCAAGACACTGTTGGTCCGCCATTTACCAGCCGAACTGAGCGAGGATGAGAAAGAGGACCTGCTCAAGTATTTTGGAGCCCAGTCTGTCAGAGTTTTCTCAGACTTTGGACGTATG AAACACACAGCATTTGCAAGCTTTTGCAGTGAAAAAGCTGCAGAAAAG GCTCTTGCTCGGCTCCATCAGCTCGAGATTCTCAATCGAAAGCTTATAGTGGAATTTGCAAAAGGCCAAGATAACATCACAGTATTAAAGGAGCCACCTGTGTCAGATAG TAATAAGAATGACAAGGAAGCGCAGAACAAATCAGAAACTAAGCAGCCTCACGCTGCTCTTATCCAGACGGGCATTGCTCCAAGTCTTGG GTTGAAATACCACGCAAATCCAACGTTGAAGTATTTGTACCCACCCCCTTCTAATAGCGTTCTGACAAATATAACAAACACCCTCTTGTGTGTGCCCAAGTTTTATGTTCAA GTTCTGCATCTGATGAACAAGATGAATTTACCGTGCCCGTTTGGACCGGTCACTCCCAGACCCCTCCTG TTTGGGCATCTGCCTTCTGCCCCACCCATCCCCATGGCTCCCCCATTGCCTCCTGGTCTCGTGCCCACACCAGCAGATGAGATGAAGATGTCATCTGATGAAGAATCTGAGTATGAGAGTGGAGATGAAGACAAAGAGAG GATTGTTCGTCTGATGGGTCAGGTCAACCAAGCATGCAAGAGACCCCTGAGACCCAAAAATTCTTCCAAGAGGAAGAAGCCCAAGATCAAGGATCTCCTCTATGTGCCCAAATCAGACTCTCAGAG GGCTCCAGTCATGCAACCATCAGACGTGTTTGAGCAGCTCAACCCCGCCGGACCGAAGAAAATAGAATTCCACATTTCGGTTTCAGAGGTGGCAGCCAGGGTGGATGGAACGCAGTGTGATGAAG AAATGGTTGACACTGAGGTTCCCCTCAACAACAAAATGGAGGCTGCAGAAGGATTTGGTAAGATCTACCCCAGCATCCAGTCGTCCCAGGAATGTGAGGAACATAGCGACGAAGAGGAGGATCTCCCCTCAGATGTCATCTCAAGAAAAGAGCTTGAGAAAGGACGTCTCTCAAGAGACG AGATAAAAAGGATGTCGGTGTTTAAAAATTATGAGCCAGGTGAGCCGACCTGCAGGCTGTATGTGAAGAATATCGCAAAACAAGTGGAAGAGAAA GACCTAAAGTACATCTACGGGAGATACATTGATCCCTCATCAGAAACGGAAAGAAACAT GTTTGACGTGGTGTTAATGAAAGAGGGCCGGATGAAAGGGCAGGCCTTTGTCGGACTTTCCAGTGAGCAGAGTGCAGAAAAAGCCCTACGGGAAACCAACGGCTATATCCTCTTCGACAAACCCCTCGTGGTG CAATTTGCTCGATCAGCCAGGCCAAAACAGGACAATAACGATGccaagaaaagaggaaagcaaCGATAA
- the rnpc3 gene encoding RNA-binding region-containing protein 3 isoform X1, producing MDLPEESTEKRGSKTLLVRHLPAELSEDEKEDLLKYFGAQSVRVFSDFGRMKHTAFASFCSEKAAEKALARLHQLEILNRKLIVEFAKGQDNITVLKEPPVSDSNKNDKEAQNKSETKQPHAALIQTGIAPSLGLKYHANPTLKYLYPPPSNSVLTNITNTLLCVPKFYVQVLHLMNKMNLPCPFGPVTPRPLLFGHLPSAPPIPMAPPLPPGLVPTPADEMKMSSDEESEYESGDEDKERIVRLMGQVNQACKRPLRPKNSSKRKKPKIKDLLYVPKSDSQRAPVMQPSDVFEQLNPAGPKKIEFHISVSEVAARVDGTQCDEAPVYPSEMVDTEVPLNNKMEAAEGFGKIYPSIQSSQECEEHSDEEEDLPSDVISRKELEKGRLSRDEIKRMSVFKNYEPGEPTCRLYVKNIAKQVEEKDLKYIYGRYIDPSSETERNMFDVVLMKEGRMKGQAFVGLSSEQSAEKALRETNGYILFDKPLVVQFARSARPKQDNNDAKKRGKQR from the exons ATGGACTTGCCTGAGGAATCTACCGAGAAGCGTGGAAGCAAGACACTGTTGGTCCGCCATTTACCAGCCGAACTGAGCGAGGATGAGAAAGAGGACCTGCTCAAGTATTTTGGAGCCCAGTCTGTCAGAGTTTTCTCAGACTTTGGACGTATG AAACACACAGCATTTGCAAGCTTTTGCAGTGAAAAAGCTGCAGAAAAG GCTCTTGCTCGGCTCCATCAGCTCGAGATTCTCAATCGAAAGCTTATAGTGGAATTTGCAAAAGGCCAAGATAACATCACAGTATTAAAGGAGCCACCTGTGTCAGATAG TAATAAGAATGACAAGGAAGCGCAGAACAAATCAGAAACTAAGCAGCCTCACGCTGCTCTTATCCAGACGGGCATTGCTCCAAGTCTTGG GTTGAAATACCACGCAAATCCAACGTTGAAGTATTTGTACCCACCCCCTTCTAATAGCGTTCTGACAAATATAACAAACACCCTCTTGTGTGTGCCCAAGTTTTATGTTCAA GTTCTGCATCTGATGAACAAGATGAATTTACCGTGCCCGTTTGGACCGGTCACTCCCAGACCCCTCCTG TTTGGGCATCTGCCTTCTGCCCCACCCATCCCCATGGCTCCCCCATTGCCTCCTGGTCTCGTGCCCACACCAGCAGATGAGATGAAGATGTCATCTGATGAAGAATCTGAGTATGAGAGTGGAGATGAAGACAAAGAGAG GATTGTTCGTCTGATGGGTCAGGTCAACCAAGCATGCAAGAGACCCCTGAGACCCAAAAATTCTTCCAAGAGGAAGAAGCCCAAGATCAAGGATCTCCTCTATGTGCCCAAATCAGACTCTCAGAG GGCTCCAGTCATGCAACCATCAGACGTGTTTGAGCAGCTCAACCCCGCCGGACCGAAGAAAATAGAATTCCACATTTCGGTTTCAGAGGTGGCAGCCAGGGTGGATGGAACGCAGTGTGATGAAG CTCCTGTTTATCCTTCAGAAATGGTTGACACTGAGGTTCCCCTCAACAACAAAATGGAGGCTGCAGAAGGATTTGGTAAGATCTACCCCAGCATCCAGTCGTCCCAGGAATGTGAGGAACATAGCGACGAAGAGGAGGATCTCCCCTCAGATGTCATCTCAAGAAAAGAGCTTGAGAAAGGACGTCTCTCAAGAGACG AGATAAAAAGGATGTCGGTGTTTAAAAATTATGAGCCAGGTGAGCCGACCTGCAGGCTGTATGTGAAGAATATCGCAAAACAAGTGGAAGAGAAA GACCTAAAGTACATCTACGGGAGATACATTGATCCCTCATCAGAAACGGAAAGAAACAT GTTTGACGTGGTGTTAATGAAAGAGGGCCGGATGAAAGGGCAGGCCTTTGTCGGACTTTCCAGTGAGCAGAGTGCAGAAAAAGCCCTACGGGAAACCAACGGCTATATCCTCTTCGACAAACCCCTCGTGGTG CAATTTGCTCGATCAGCCAGGCCAAAACAGGACAATAACGATGccaagaaaagaggaaagcaaCGATAA